In the Mycobacteriales bacterium genome, CTTCGCACTCTCGGGCGTGCTCGAGCGCGACACCGCACTTGAACGGGTCAAGCAGGCGATCGAGCACACCTACGGCCGGCGTGGCCAGGGCGTAGTGAGCGCGAACCTTGCCGCGGTCGACCGAGCGCTCGCCGGACTTGGCCGCGTGCCGCTTCCCGACGACGTGACTTCGCAGCGCCCGCTGCCGAGTCTCGTTCCGGCGGGGGCGCCGTCGTTCGTTCGCGACGTCACCGCGACGATGCTGGCCGGCCAGGGCGACGAGCTTCCGGTCAGTGCACTTCCGGTCGATGGAACCTGGCCGTCAGGAACCGCGGCCTACGAGAAGCGAAACATCTCCGACCTGGTCGCGTCCTGGGATCCGGAGCTGTGCATCCAGTGCGGCAACTGCAGCTTCGTCTGCCCGCACAGCGTGATCCGATCGACGTACTACGACGCCGACCTCCTGGACGGCGCTCCGGCCGAGTTTCGGTCAGCTCCGCTCGACGCGAGAGGCATGCCGAACTCCCGTTACAGCCTGCAGGTGTACGTCGAGGACTGCACCGGATGTGCGCTGTGTGTCGAGGCCTGCCCGGTCAGCGCTCCCGAGGATCCGGACCGCAAGGCCATTAACCTGACCGACCGCGAACCCACGCTTGCGAGCGAGCGCCAGAACATCGCGTTCTTCGAAAGCCTGCCGGTGCCCGAGCGGCCGCGGGTCGACTTCGGCACGGTGCGAGGCACGCAGTTCCTGACCCCGCTCTTCGAGTTCTCGGGGGCGTGCGCCGGCTGCGGCGAGACGCCGTACCTCAAGCTGCTGTCCCAGCTGTTCGGGGACCGGGCGGTCATCGCCAACGCGACTGGGTGCTCGTCGATCTACGGCGGCAGCCTGCCGACCACGCCGTGGACCACCAACGCCGCGGGCCGCGGGCCGGCGTGGGCCAACTCCCTGTTCGAGGACAACGCCGAGTTCGGGCTCGGCCTGCGGCTCGCCGCCGATCACCACGAGTCGCTGGCTCGGTCACGGCTGTCCGAGCTCGCGGAGAAGGTCGGCCCGGACCTCGTCGACGACATGCTTCGCGCTGCGCAGCGCACCGAGTCCGAGCTCGCGGCTCAGCGCGAGCGCGTGGAGGAGCTGCGCCGGCGGCTGGAGGTGCTCGGCACGCCCGCGGCGGCCGACCTGGGCAGCGTGCTCGACTACCTGGTACGGCGGAGTGTCTGGATCGTCGGCGGCGACGGGTGGGCGTACGACATCGGGTCCGGGGGAGTCGACCACGTCCTCGCGGCCGGTCGTGACGTCAACGTGCTCGTCCTCGACACCGAGGTCTACTCGAACACCGGCGGCCAGGCTTCGAAGGCGACGCCGCTGGGCGCGGTGGCGAAGTTCGCCGCGGCCGGCAAGACGGTCGAGAAGAAAGACCTCGCGCTGCAGGCGATTGCGTACGGCAGCGTGTACGTCGCACGGGTGGCGATGGGTGCCGACCCGCAGCAGACCTTGAAGGCCTTCCGGGAGGCCGAGGCCTACGACGGACCGTCACTGATCATCGCGTACAGCCATTGCATCGCGCACGGCATCGAGATGCGCAGCGGACTCGACCAGCAGTACCGCGCCGTCGCCAGCGGGTACTGGCCGCTGGTGCGTTACGACCCGATGGCGCGGGCCGAGGGCGGCAACCCGTTCCTTCTCGACTCTCCGCGCCCTCGCCTCAGCCTGGCCGACTACACGCGGCGCGAGCTGCGCTACGCGATGCTCGCCGACTCGGAGCCCGCCGAAGCCGAACGGCTGGCCGCGCTCGCCCAGGCCGCGGTCGACCAGAGATGGGCGACGTATGAGGAGATGGCGACCCGCCCGGCGCATCGATTCCCTGCCGGCGCACGCGCGGAGAGCATTGAAACGACCCGGCCGACCCGGGCGGCAGCGGACGGCGAGGACAGCTGATGGATCTCGCGACCGACTACCTGGGCCTGCGGCTTCGCAGCCCGCTGGTGGCCTCCGCCTCGCCGCTGTCGGGAACGCTCGACGGGATCCGGAGCCTCGCCGATGCCGGGGCCGGTGCGGTCGTGCTTCCCTCGCTGTTCGAGGAGCAGGTGGTCGCCGCCGTCGAGCGGCACGACCAGCTGGCTGAGGCCGGCACCGAGAGCTTCCCCGAGTCGCTCAGCTTCTTCCCGGCCCGGGAGCAGAACCCCGGCCGGCGGTATCTCAGCCTGCTCGAGCGCGCTCGGGCCGCCGTCTCGATTCCCGTGATCGGCAGCCTCAACGGCGCCACACCAGGGGGCTGGACCGGCTACGCCAGAGCGATGCAGGATGCCGGCGCCGCCGCGATCGAGCTCAACGTCTTCCATCTCGTCGACGATCCGCCGCTGACCGCGCGCGAGGTCGAGCAGCGCCACGTGGAGATCCTCGAGCGGGTGAAGGACGCCGTACAGGTGCCGGTCGCGGTGAAGATCAGCCCGTACTTCAGCTCGATCACCGAGATGGCAGAGCGTCTGGACCAGGCCGGCGCCGACGGCCTGGTCCTGTTCAACCGCTTCCTGCATGCGGACATCGACCCCGAGACGCTGCAGCTGGTGCCCGGCATCGGCTTGTCCAGCCCGGCCGACGCCCGCTTGCCCCGGACCTGGATCGCCCAGCTCCGCGGACGGGTGCACGCTTCGCTCGCCGCCTCGACCGGCGTCGAGGACGCCGCCGACGTCGCCCGCTACCTGCTCGCCGGGGCGGACGTCGTCATGACGACGTCCGCGCTGCTGCGCAACGGTGCTGACTACCTCGAAGTGATGACCGACGGCCTGGTCGACTGGATGGCGCGAAAGCACTTCGACGACCTGCGCGCGGTGCGTGGCCGGCTCGCGGTTGCGGTCGACGGCACGTCCGGTGGTCGCGAGCGGGCACGGTACGTCGACGCGCTCGGTGCCGCGAACTCGGACCTGCACGGACCCTGGTGACGCCGCAGGCGTAAGGCCGGTTCGCGCCGGCATCCCGAGCTTCTGACCGTCGACGATGTCACGGTTTGGTTTCAACTGGGCCGCCGGGGTGCGGTTTTGATGGTCCGGTCGTCGGCCGCCGTACTCGTGGGTTCAACGCAGTTGGTCTCGCTCGGGTCACGGTTGCGCCGCAGTCGGAATGGCCGGGTAACGGCCTGGGCAGCCTGCCGTACCGTCACGGTC is a window encoding:
- the nifJ gene encoding pyruvate:ferredoxin (flavodoxin) oxidoreductase: MSRVTVDGNAAAASVAYRLSEVCCIYPITPASPMAESADEWAARHRANIWGTVPTVVEMQSEAGAAGALHGALQGGAMATTFTASQGLLLMIPNMYKIAGELTPTVFHVAARSLAAQGLSIFGDHSDVMAVRQTGAVLLASSCVQEAHDLAAVAHAGTLRARIPFVHFFDGFRTSHELNTIEQLSDEDLAAFVPTELVHAHRGRALSPDHPVIRGTAQNPDVYFQARETVNPFYAAAPAHIQAALDLLAERTGRRYGLVEYAGHPEADRVVVAMGSGAETLRETVARLVASGERIGVVTMRLYRPFPADALIDVLPRAARRVAVLDRTKEPGSLGEPLFLDVSTALAEAVARGDRDRLPLVVGGRYGLSSKEFTPAMAAGVFDELGRAQPRSRFTVGINDDVSGTSIPYGPPLDIEPKGTVRAVFFGLGSDGTVGANKNTIKIIGEDPAMYAQAYFVYDSKKSGSQTVSHLRFGPRPIRAPYLVDQAEFVGCHQFGLLTRPEVLARAAPGAVLLVNSSVAPEDVFDALPLPVQTQILDKRLQVYVIDASRIAAEAGLRGRVNTVLQTCFFALSGVLERDTALERVKQAIEHTYGRRGQGVVSANLAAVDRALAGLGRVPLPDDVTSQRPLPSLVPAGAPSFVRDVTATMLAGQGDELPVSALPVDGTWPSGTAAYEKRNISDLVASWDPELCIQCGNCSFVCPHSVIRSTYYDADLLDGAPAEFRSAPLDARGMPNSRYSLQVYVEDCTGCALCVEACPVSAPEDPDRKAINLTDREPTLASERQNIAFFESLPVPERPRVDFGTVRGTQFLTPLFEFSGACAGCGETPYLKLLSQLFGDRAVIANATGCSSIYGGSLPTTPWTTNAAGRGPAWANSLFEDNAEFGLGLRLAADHHESLARSRLSELAEKVGPDLVDDMLRAAQRTESELAAQRERVEELRRRLEVLGTPAAADLGSVLDYLVRRSVWIVGGDGWAYDIGSGGVDHVLAAGRDVNVLVLDTEVYSNTGGQASKATPLGAVAKFAAAGKTVEKKDLALQAIAYGSVYVARVAMGADPQQTLKAFREAEAYDGPSLIIAYSHCIAHGIEMRSGLDQQYRAVASGYWPLVRYDPMARAEGGNPFLLDSPRPRLSLADYTRRELRYAMLADSEPAEAERLAALAQAAVDQRWATYEEMATRPAHRFPAGARAESIETTRPTRAAADGEDS
- a CDS encoding dihydroorotate dehydrogenase-like protein; protein product: MDLATDYLGLRLRSPLVASASPLSGTLDGIRSLADAGAGAVVLPSLFEEQVVAAVERHDQLAEAGTESFPESLSFFPAREQNPGRRYLSLLERARAAVSIPVIGSLNGATPGGWTGYARAMQDAGAAAIELNVFHLVDDPPLTAREVEQRHVEILERVKDAVQVPVAVKISPYFSSITEMAERLDQAGADGLVLFNRFLHADIDPETLQLVPGIGLSSPADARLPRTWIAQLRGRVHASLAASTGVEDAADVARYLLAGADVVMTTSALLRNGADYLEVMTDGLVDWMARKHFDDLRAVRGRLAVAVDGTSGGRERARYVDALGAANSDLHGPW